ACTTCAGGCGGCTGTACACCTTGTCCCCGGCGATAAGGGCGATGATTTCCTTGTACCCGCCGGTGTCCGATTCGTTGGCGCTGAGGATTTCCACCTTCCAGCCCCGGATTTCGGCGTAGCGGGAATACATGCGGAACAGGTCCGCCGCGAACAGGGCCGCTTCTTCGCCGCCGGTGCCCGCGCGGATTTCCACGATGGTGTTCTTTTCGTCCAGCGGGTCCTTGGGCAGCAGCAGCAGTTGCAGTTCCTGCTCGACTTCGGGAATGGCCGCCTCGAGGGACTTGGCCTCTTCATGCGCCATGGACCGGATTTCCGGGTCTCTGTCGTCCAGCAGCTCCTTGTTGTCGGCAAGGTTCTGGCGCAGTTCCTTGTAGCGGCGGAACACGTCCACCACTTCCTTGAGGTCGGCGTGGGCCTTGGTGAGTTTGCGATAGCGGTCCTGGTCGTTGAAGACCTCGGACGAGGCAAGCTGCTGCTCCAGGTCTTCGAAGCGGCGCTCCAGGTTTTCAAGCTTGGCGAACATCCGTTACTCCGTTGCGGGGGCCTGATGGCGGTAGGCGGGCGCGCGCACCGTTGCCGGGGCGGCGTCTCCCAGGGCCTCGCGCAGGGCCACTATGGCGACCTCGAGTTGGTCTCGGTCGGGTTCATGGGTGGTCAGCATCTGCAGCAGCATGCCGGGGGCGCGCAGCGCCACGCCCAGCAGGCCGTCGCCAAGACGGGCGGCGTAGCGGATGGCCTCGTAGGCAAGCGCGCTGATGGGGACCATCAGCAGAAATTTGAACAGTACCGTCCCGGCGTGCTTGGTCACCGCGCCGTCCGGCGTCCACACCAGCAGCAGCAGCGGCACCAGCACCGCGTGCAGGATGATGGAAATGGACAGGACGAACAGCAGGAACGTGGTGCCGCAGCGCGGGTGCAGGCGGCTGTGAATGGCGGCGGTTTCGGGCGTCACGTCGCCGCGCGCCTCGAAGGCCCGGATCACCTTGTGCTCGGCCCCGTGGTACTGGAACACCCGGCGGATGTCCGGCAGGAACGAGATGGACAGGATGTATCCGATGAAGATGGCGAACTTGAACAGGCCGTCCCAGGCATGGAACGACAGCCCTTCCACGTCGCCGCCAAGGCCCAGCCACTTCATGCCCAGCGAGAACATGTGCGGCAGCACCACGAACAGGCCAAGGGCCAGGGCCACCGACACCGCAAGGGTCAGGGCCAGGTGCCAGGGCTTCAGTTCTTCACCTGTTTCGCCTTGGGCGGCATGCTCGGCCGAGCGGTTCAGGGCCTTGATGCCGTTGACCAGGGTTTCCACCAGGGTGGGAAAACCGCGTACGAAGGGCCGCTTCAGCCAGTCTGCGGAGGACAGGGTGTACCACGGGCGGCTTTCGGCCAGAATTTCGCCGTCGGGCAGGCGTACCGCAAGGGCCAGCCGCTCGCCGTTGCGCATCATTACGCCTTCCATGACGGCCTGACCGCCAATGGCGCAGGGCGCGTCGGCGGCAAGGGACAACGCCGTGGGCAACGCACGGCAGGCGCGGCCCGAATGCGAAAACGCCGCGCGGAGCGCGCCGGTCACGCCGGTGGCTCGTGTCCTGCCCATTGCGCCCATGCTGAACCCCTTGCGGCTGATGGCAATGAAGATTTCTCCCCGGAGGGCGAACCCCTCCGGGGAGGAAAAATCGACGTCGGCGCGCGCATGCACACCGCCCGAGGAAGGCAGGCTACTTGCCTTCGCCGAACTTGGCGTACTTCTTGCGGAAGCGGTCGATGCGGCCAGCGGTGTCAACAAAGCGCTGCTTGCCGGTGTAGAACGGGTGGCACTGCGAGCAGATTTCCACGTTCACGACCTCGCCCTTGGTGGACAGGGCTTCGGCTTCGTAGCCGCACGCGCAGGTCATCTTGGCCTTGAACGTGTTGGGATGGATGTTTTCTTTCATCTTGGACTCCTCGTGGGGAAAATCGGAACGCAAGTTGATACGCCCATCTCCCCGTTTTGGCAAGGCCCCCGATGCAACGGCGTTGCGGGCCGTCCGGGCCTCGTGTAGTCTGCCCATCGCTTGTGCCCCGTGCGTCGGGGCAGGGCGGGCAGGCGCAGGGAACAGGTATGCCGGGTGCGTGCCGCTGTCAAGGTTGCGGTGGCAGGCCCGTGGGGAATGGTCGAGATGGTCGGTGCCGTGTGGTGTTGTCCGGCATCCCTGCCCGCCACTCCTGCCTGCCGCGTCTGGCTGTCGCGCTCGCCGGTTGTGTTCGCCAGTTGTTCTTGCCGGTTGTTCCTGCCGGACGTGTCGATCCGGACTCCCTGTTCCACCCATGAATTTTTTCCGCGCGGCTGCGCGCGTGACGAGTTGCCCATGTCCCGCATCCCTCATGCCCCTCCTGCGCCAGATGAACGAAAGGACCATGCCGTGGTTGGCCCATCCGAACCCGATGTCGTTGCGACGGCCCCGCGTCCCCGCCCCGCGCGCCCCCCGAAAAAGGAACGCGCCGACCATCTGGTGTACGAGGCCGGGCTGGCCGAAAGCCGCGAGCAGGCCAAGCGGCTGATCATGGCCGGGCAGGTCGTGGTGTTGCCGCAGGGGGACGGCGACGGGGATGATGACGGCGCGGGCGTGCCGGATCTGGCCATGGCGCCCGAACGGGCCGTGAAGGTGGACAAGCCGGGGCACAAGTACCCGGTGACGACGCGCTTCGAGCTTTACGGGCGCGAGCGCTTCGTCTCGCGCGGGGCGTACAAGCTGCTGACCGCCATCGAGTATTTCGGGCTGGACGTGACCGGCTTCGTCTGTCTGGACGCCGGGGCGTCCACAGGGGGCTTCACCGATTGCCTGCTCCAGCACGGGGCCGCGCGGGTGTATGCCGTGGACGTGGGGCACAACCAGTTGCACGAGCGGCTGCGGGCAGACGCACGGGTGGTATCGCACGAGCACACCAACCTGCGCACCGCGCCGCCGGAGCTGCTGCCGGAGCCGGTGGACCTGGTGGTGGCGGACGTGTCGTTCATCTCGCTGACGCTGGTGCTGGCGCCGTGCCTGCAATGGCTGAAGCCGGGCGGGCGGGTGGTGGCGCTGGTGAAGCCGCAGTTCGAGGTGGGACCGGGCCAGACCGAGAAGGGCGTGGTGCGCGACCCGGCCCTGCGGCAGGCCGCCGTGGACAAGGTGGTGGCGTACTGCCGCGATGCGCTGGGGCTGGACCTGGAGGGCGTGGTGCCCTCTGCCATTACCGGCCCCAAGGGCAATCAGGAATATCTGGCGGCGTTCCGGCGGCGGTAGGTGGTTGTAGTGTGCGAGTGCGGTCGGTCTAACGGAGGGGGTATGAAGGATAAATTTGCAAAGTTAAGTGGGCATGCTGATGAGTTGCTGAATGTTTTGTTTTCTGTGAAGTGGCAGTACTATTTTCTTGAAACGATGATTGATGATGAGTCTTTTTTGTCAAATATTTTTGGTGATTCCGTGTTGGCTTTTTCGGTGCTTCGACAAAAGCTTTATTTTACATTTATACATGATGTCGCAACGGTGTGTTTTGATGAATCGCAAGGGAAAAGTATTGGATTAGTTAAGATTATTAATGATATTTCAGATGTTCAAATGAGAATGTTTTTGCGTGAAAAGTATTCATCAAATTGCAAAATAAACTATTGTGGAGACTGTATTGAACATATATCTGATAATAGTCGAATTGAGGAGTATTTATATAATGAAAACATTAGAAATTTTGATGAAAAATATACATGGTTGATAAAAGAATGGATGTGTTTTGTTGATAAGTATAGGAAAAAATTTAGATTTATACGCGATAAGGTGACTGCACATAAAGAGTTGGAGTTCAATGATGGGGTGTATCTCCCCGTTGATGTAAAAAAGAACAGTATTCCTTGGGTGGAAGTGAAGCAATGTGTGCAGGAATTGCAGGAGATTGTTGATTGTGTCCGTGCTTTGGTGTGTAATAGTTCTTTTCAATGGGATAGTTTCGATGATCCAGCGAAGCGTTCTGTCGCATCGTTTCTGCGTGTAATATGATTCTGTTAAGGTGGTTTGGAAAGAATATCCCCCGGACGGCGAGCCATCCGGGGGATGTTCTGTTCTTTATGTCCCGCGACGGTCTTCCGACGCGGGGGGCTGGTGCGGGCGCGATGTACGGGATTACGAGTTAGCCCGGCGGCAAAAGGCGGCAGCCGTTAGGTGAGCGCAACACGCGAACCTTACGGATGGCGACCGCAGCGCGCGGATCCCGTCGGCAGCGTGGCCGCGATACGCAGGGCCAAGCTTGTATCCGGCCTACAATCCCTTTTTCGCCATCAACGCCGCCAGATCCGCCACACGGCAGGAATAGCCCCACTCGTTGTCGTACCATGCCAGCACCTTGGCCATGTCGCCGTTCATCACGGTGGTGAACTCGGCATCCACGATGCTGGAATGCGGGTCGGCGATGAAGTCGGACGACACCAGCGGCTTTTCGCAATAGGCCATGATGCCCTTCAGCGGCCCTTCGGCAGCGGCCTTCAGGGTGGCGCGCAGCTCGTCGGTGGTGGTGGGCCTTTCAAGCTCGGCCACGAAGTCCACGATGGATACCGTGGCCGTGGGCACGCGCAGGCTGATGCCGTCGAACTTGCCCTTCATTTCGGGGATGACCTTGGCCACGGCCTTGGCCGCCCCGGTGGAGGTGGGGATGATGTTCTGCGCGGCGGCACGGGCGCGGCGCAGGTCCTTGTGGGGCAGGTCCAGGATGCGCTGGTCGTTGGTGTACGAGTGCACCGTGGTCAGCACGCCCTTGACGATGCCGAAGGCCTTGTGCAGCGCCAGGGTGACCGGGGCCAGGCAGTTGGTGGTGCACGAGGCGTTGGAGACCACGTGGTGCTTTTCCGGGTCGTAGTCCGCGTCGTTGACGCCAAGCACGATGGTCAGGTCTTCTTCCTTGGCGGGCGCGGTGATGATCACCTTCTTGGCCCCGGCGTCGATGTGCGCCCGGCACTGCGGCCCGGTGCGGAAGATGCCCGTGGATTCGATGACGATGTCAACGCCCAGGTCGCGCCAGGGCAGCACCTTGGGGTCGCGCTCGGCATAGTTGCGCACCACCCAGTCGCCCACGTGAATGTTGCCGTCCTTCACCTCGGCGTCCGCCTTCAGGCGGCCGTAGCAGGTGTCGAACTGCAACAGGTGCACGTTGGTGGCCACGTCGTACAGGTCGTTGACGGCCACCACTTCCATGGTATCGGGGTATCGGTCCAGGATGGCCTTGAACACCTGACGGCCTATCCGCCCGAACCCGTTGATGGCAATGCGGAGTTTGGTCATCGGGGGTTCTCCTACAGTTCGTGGATGGTGTTGTTGTACGCGGTGAGCAACTCGTAGTCGGTCTTCAGCGCCTGGTGCATGCGCGCGTTCTCGATGGCGATGGCGCTGAGGTTGGCGATGGCACCGGCGAATTCCACTTCTTCTTCGGTAAAGTTGCGGGCAACGGCGGAATAGACGCGCAGCGAACCGATGGCCTTGCCCTCCACCAGCAGGGGCAGCACCAGGATGGACACCAGCCCTTCGGCGCGGGCGGCTTCCGGATACTGGAAGCGCGGGTCGGTGGCCACGTCCTGGATGTGCACCACGTTGCCTGCCAGCACCTCGCGGTCAAGGCCGCTCTTGGCGATTTCGATGGGGCCCTTGCGCAGATACCCCTTGCTCAGCCCCCATGCGGCGCTGGCCAGCAGGGTGGTGCCGCGCCGGTCGATGAGCCGCAGGGTGCAGGCCTTGGCGTCCATCGCCCCGGTCACCAGCTTGGCGATGGTGTCGAGCACGGTGGTTGGTTCAAGGCTGGAATTGATGACGCGCACAAGGTCGTAGAGGGTGCGGTAATAGGTGTGTTCGCGTTCGCCCATGGCGTGGCCTCCGGGGGTTGGGGTTGCGGTGGACGTGCGGCGATCGGGACACGACGCTGGGGCGGGTGGGCGCTGTGGCCCGTCGCAAGCCAGCCGTCCGGGGCGCGACGCCTCGGTCCTTGCCGCGCTGGATGTGGGCCGCATGAATGCCGGCCATTGCGTTCGGCCTCATGAATCCGCCACGTGGCGGTGCCGGGCGGCGGCGCGCGATGCCTGCCGGAAAGCCCGGTTCATGGCATTCTATATCCATTCGGGAGAAAAGGCACAAGCGAAGAGGCCACTCCCGCCGGGGAAGGGCGTGGCGAGGGGAGGGGCGAAGGGAACGGCGCGGCGGAAATGGCGGGTGGCCGAATTGGTCGAACTGGCCGAACTGGCCGAGTTACGCGAATGGGCCGAGTTGGCCGACTCGGCCCGAGTCGGCCAACTCGGCCCGAGTCGGGCAGACGGGTCGGACGGGCAGGCGGGGCAGACGGGGCAGGCGGCTGCGTCCGTCGTTACCCGAACACGCCGTGGTCGTGCAGGATGCGCAGCCCGATGGCGATGAGCACGCCGCCGCCCGCCAGCGCTGCCCGGTGCCCCAGGCGGCTGGCGTTGGCCAGCACGCGCCCCAGGTGCAGCCCACCGGCGGTAAAGCCCGCGCACACCACGCCGATGACCACGGCAGGCGTCCAGATGGAAAGCCCGAGGATGGACAGCGAAAGACCCACGGCCAGCGCGTCGATGCTGGTGGCCACGGACAGCACCAGCAGGGTCATGCCGCGCGTGGGATCACACTTGCAGTCGGCGCCCTCGTCGTCGCCCGCCAGGGCTTCGCGCATCATGCGCACACCGATGAAGACCAGCAGGCCAAAGGCCAGCCAGTGGTCCCATGCTTCTATGTAGTCGCGCACGGTAAGGCCCAGCGCCCACCCGGCCACGGGCATCAGCGCCTGGAACAGGCCGAAATGGAACGACAGGCGAAAGGTCTGGCGCGGCGAGACGCAGCGCAACTGCACTCCGGTGGCAACGGACACGGCAAAGGCATCCATGGCAAGGGCCACGGCAAGGGCCAGCAATTCGATGACGGTCATGGGGTGTCCGGTGGCGTTAGGGGCTGTTTCGAAATTGTCCTTTCGTCCGCTGGCGGCGTCAAACTTCGCCTGCCATTACGATCAAATACCAGAAGAGTATATTTCCTCATGGCAGGCTCGTTTTTCTTGCCAGCGAACGAAAAACCTAATTTGGAAACCCCCCCTAGAACGAGGCGTTCATGGTTTCCAGGCAGTGCAGCAGGGCCGCCTTCTGCTCGGCGGTCAGGTCGGCGGTCAGGTCGTCGGTCAGGCGGCGGTGCAGCCGGTCGTGTTCCTCGTACTGCGTCTGGCCGCGTTCGGTCAGGGCCACGAGAATGGACCGCCGGTCGTGCTCGTGCGGGCGGCGCACCACAAGCTGCTTGTCCTCCAGCCGGTCCACCAGCACGGTGAGCGTGCCGGTGGTCACCCCCATGCGCGCGGCCAGTTCCTTCATGGGCAGCGCGCCGTGGATGCCCAGAATTTCCAGCGTGTGCGTCTGGGGCAGGGTAAGCCCCTGCTCGCGCACCACGTCGTGCTCCCAGGAGGAGAGCTTTTCGTAGAATTCCACGATGGCGTGGGTGAGCTTGCCGGTGTCGGACATGGCGGGCCTGTGTGCGGAGGGTGAACGCCGGAAGGGCGTAAGAGGAACGGCACCGCATGGAGGCGGTGGCGTGCCCGGTCCTTATAGCCACCCGGAGATGCGGGGGCAAGGGCGGCGAAGCTGGCGGCATGCGCCGCTGGTATCGGTGGGGGGGCGGTGAGGTGCCCGGGCACGGGCGAACGGGGCAGTGAAAGGGTACGCTTGCCGGTGGCTTGCCGATGTTCGGCCTTCCGTCACCCCGGCAGAAAGGTCATGCCCACGCCCAGCCCCA
This DNA window, taken from Nitratidesulfovibrio sp., encodes the following:
- the gap gene encoding type I glyceraldehyde-3-phosphate dehydrogenase, with the protein product MTKLRIAINGFGRIGRQVFKAILDRYPDTMEVVAVNDLYDVATNVHLLQFDTCYGRLKADAEVKDGNIHVGDWVVRNYAERDPKVLPWRDLGVDIVIESTGIFRTGPQCRAHIDAGAKKVIITAPAKEEDLTIVLGVNDADYDPEKHHVVSNASCTTNCLAPVTLALHKAFGIVKGVLTTVHSYTNDQRILDLPHKDLRRARAAAQNIIPTSTGAAKAVAKVIPEMKGKFDGISLRVPTATVSIVDFVAELERPTTTDELRATLKAAAEGPLKGIMAYCEKPLVSSDFIADPHSSIVDAEFTTVMNGDMAKVLAWYDNEWGYSCRVADLAALMAKKGL
- the rpmE gene encoding 50S ribosomal protein L31, with product MKENIHPNTFKAKMTCACGYEAEALSTKGEVVNVEICSQCHPFYTGKQRFVDTAGRIDRFRKKYAKFGEGK
- a CDS encoding DUF1385 domain-containing protein, whose translation is MEGVMMRNGERLALAVRLPDGEILAESRPWYTLSSADWLKRPFVRGFPTLVETLVNGIKALNRSAEHAAQGETGEELKPWHLALTLAVSVALALGLFVVLPHMFSLGMKWLGLGGDVEGLSFHAWDGLFKFAIFIGYILSISFLPDIRRVFQYHGAEHKVIRAFEARGDVTPETAAIHSRLHPRCGTTFLLFVLSISIILHAVLVPLLLLVWTPDGAVTKHAGTVLFKFLLMVPISALAYEAIRYAARLGDGLLGVALRAPGMLLQMLTTHEPDRDQLEVAIVALREALGDAAPATVRAPAYRHQAPATE
- a CDS encoding MarR family transcriptional regulator encodes the protein MSDTGKLTHAIVEFYEKLSSWEHDVVREQGLTLPQTHTLEILGIHGALPMKELAARMGVTTGTLTVLVDRLEDKQLVVRRPHEHDRRSILVALTERGQTQYEEHDRLHRRLTDDLTADLTAEQKAALLHCLETMNASF
- a CDS encoding GAF domain-containing protein; this translates as MGEREHTYYRTLYDLVRVINSSLEPTTVLDTIAKLVTGAMDAKACTLRLIDRRGTTLLASAAWGLSKGYLRKGPIEIAKSGLDREVLAGNVVHIQDVATDPRFQYPEAARAEGLVSILVLPLLVEGKAIGSLRVYSAVARNFTEEEVEFAGAIANLSAIAIENARMHQALKTDYELLTAYNNTIHEL
- a CDS encoding TlyA family RNA methyltransferase, whose protein sequence is MSRIPHAPPAPDERKDHAVVGPSEPDVVATAPRPRPARPPKKERADHLVYEAGLAESREQAKRLIMAGQVVVLPQGDGDGDDDGAGVPDLAMAPERAVKVDKPGHKYPVTTRFELYGRERFVSRGAYKLLTAIEYFGLDVTGFVCLDAGASTGGFTDCLLQHGAARVYAVDVGHNQLHERLRADARVVSHEHTNLRTAPPELLPEPVDLVVADVSFISLTLVLAPCLQWLKPGGRVVALVKPQFEVGPGQTEKGVVRDPALRQAAVDKVVAYCRDALGLDLEGVVPSAITGPKGNQEYLAAFRRR
- a CDS encoding manganese efflux pump MntP family protein is translated as MTVIELLALAVALAMDAFAVSVATGVQLRCVSPRQTFRLSFHFGLFQALMPVAGWALGLTVRDYIEAWDHWLAFGLLVFIGVRMMREALAGDDEGADCKCDPTRGMTLLVLSVATSIDALAVGLSLSILGLSIWTPAVVIGVVCAGFTAGGLHLGRVLANASRLGHRAALAGGGVLIAIGLRILHDHGVFG